The genomic region ACAATTGTTATTCAAAAGAAACAAGGAGCAGCATCTGCTAAAAAGAAGATGGAAACTGTTTATGGAAATTGTCAGTTAATTGCTAGAGATAAGGGATATCAAATTTTACAGAGTAAAAAGAAAAATGAAATATAATAAAAGACAAGCGGAAAATTTTATGCAACTTGCACTAGTAGAAGCAAAAAAAGCATTTAAATTAGGAGAAATTCCAATTGGTTGTGTAATAGTTAAGGATGATAAAGTAATTGCGAAGGGACATAATTTGAGAGAACATTCACATAAAACTTTAGGTCATGCAGAAGTAATTGCAATAAATCAAGCTAATGATTTTTTGAAAAGTTGGCGCTTAAATGGATGTTCATTATTTGTGACCTTAGAACCATGTATTATGTGCAGTGGTGCTATATTAAATGGTCGTTTTGATGAGGTTTATTATGGTGCTCCTGATTCTAAGTCTGGAGTAGCTGGGACTTTATATGACTTGCTAAATGATCCACGGTTAAATCATTCTGTAAATGTTCAAAAGGGAATTTTAGAAAAGCAATGTTTGAAACTTTTACAAGATTTTTTTGAACTTAATAGAAAAAAATAGTAAAAAAGACTGGATTTTTTATTTGATTTACGGTATTATAATATTGCCGTAAGGCCTTAAGACAATATCATCTTAACGAATCGTGTCAGGTCCGGAAGGAAGCAGCACTAAGTTTTGTTTGGTATGTGTCTTAAGTTGATATGAATGTTAAACTCTCGGTCTTTTGGATCGAGAGATTTTTTTTGAATTATTATAGAAGAGGAGATTCTTTGCATGTATCAAGCATTGTATCGAATATGGCGACCACAACGTTTTGAAGATGTTGTAGGTCAGGAAATGATTACAAAAACTTTACGTAATGCGGTTGCTACGAAACAAATATCGCATGCTTATTTGTTTACTGGACCTCGTGGAACAGGAAAAACTTCAACAGCAAAAATTTTTGCAAAAGCAATAAATTGTCATCATCAAGTTGATGGTGAACCATGCAACCAATGTGAAATTTGTAAAGCTATTACAAATGGAAGTTTAAATGATGTTTTGGAAATTGATGCTGCTTCAAATAATGGTGTTGAAGAAATTCGTGATATCCGTGATAAGGTAAAATATGCACCGACTCAAGCAGATTATAAGGTATATATAATTGATGAAGTGCACATGTTATCAACCGGAGCATTTAATGCATTGTTAAAAACATTAGAAGAACCTCCTGCAAATGTCGTATTTATATTAGCTACAACAGAACCACATAAAATCCCAGCAACAATTATTTCGCGGACTCAACGATTCGACTTTAAAAGAATTACTAGCAAAGTGATTTTAGAACGGATGCGTTATATTTTAGATGAAAAAAATATCTCATATGATGATGAAGCATTAAAAGTAATTGCAAAAGCTGCTGAAGGTGGAATGCGTGATGCGTTAAGTATTTTAGATCAAGTAATTTCATTTGGTGAAAATGAAGTTACTCTAGAAAATGCACTAATGGTTACTGGGAGTGTTACAAAATCGGATTTACTTAATTATTTAAGAGCTGTATGCAATAATGAAACGTCTATTGGCTTAGAAACAATGCACAAACTTTTACAAGATGGAAAAGATGCAAGCCGAATAGTTGAAGACTTAATAGATTATTGTCGTGATTTGCTATTATATCAACAATCACCTGCTATGGTAGAAGAAAATGAATTAGGATTATTAGATGATGATTTTAAAGAATTTGCTTCTACTTTGAAAGCAGAAACATTATATGAAATGATTAATATATTGAATGAACAGCAACAAAATATGCGTTTTACAGCTCATCCAACTATTTATTTAGAAGTATTAACTGTGAAATTATCTACGTTAAAAAGTTCAGGACAGAAACCAACATTTGATGATGTCCCAAGTAAGTCAGTAACTGAAGCTAAGATTGATCAATTAAACAAAAGAATTGAGCAGTTACAAAATCAATTAAATAGTATGCATCAAACACCACAAAATAAGACAGTGCATAAGAAAGTTCCAACAAGTAAAAATATAAAGGTAAAAGAAGTTAAGGTTAACTTTGATAAAGTAAATGAAGTTCTAAATCATGCAACTCGCAAAGATTTAAATAAATTTCAGCAAATTTGGAACGATTTGATTAGTATGCTAACTGTGCCACAACGAGCAATTATGAATGTTAGCCAACCTGTGGCTGCTAGTGAAAATGGTGTTGTTATTGGATTTCAATATCCATATTTATGCCAAAAAGCAATTGAAGACCAAGCGTTACAAGATGCATTAGAAAATGGATTAAGTAGACTTGTAAGTGGCAAATTAAGTTTGATTTTTTTACCAAAGGAACAATGGTTAAAAATTAGAGAAGATTATTTAAATAATAGAAAAACTTCAGAAAATAATTC from Ligilactobacillus cholophilus harbors:
- the tadA gene encoding tRNA adenosine(34) deaminase TadA, with the translated sequence MKYNKRQAENFMQLALVEAKKAFKLGEIPIGCVIVKDDKVIAKGHNLREHSHKTLGHAEVIAINQANDFLKSWRLNGCSLFVTLEPCIMCSGAILNGRFDEVYYGAPDSKSGVAGTLYDLLNDPRLNHSVNVQKGILEKQCLKLLQDFFELNRKK
- the dnaX gene encoding DNA polymerase III subunit gamma/tau, with product MYQALYRIWRPQRFEDVVGQEMITKTLRNAVATKQISHAYLFTGPRGTGKTSTAKIFAKAINCHHQVDGEPCNQCEICKAITNGSLNDVLEIDAASNNGVEEIRDIRDKVKYAPTQADYKVYIIDEVHMLSTGAFNALLKTLEEPPANVVFILATTEPHKIPATIISRTQRFDFKRITSKVILERMRYILDEKNISYDDEALKVIAKAAEGGMRDALSILDQVISFGENEVTLENALMVTGSVTKSDLLNYLRAVCNNETSIGLETMHKLLQDGKDASRIVEDLIDYCRDLLLYQQSPAMVEENELGLLDDDFKEFASTLKAETLYEMINILNEQQQNMRFTAHPTIYLEVLTVKLSTLKSSGQKPTFDDVPSKSVTEAKIDQLNKRIEQLQNQLNSMHQTPQNKTVHKKVPTSKNIKVKEVKVNFDKVNEVLNHATRKDLNKFQQIWNDLISMLTVPQRAIMNVSQPVAASENGVVIGFQYPYLCQKAIEDQALQDALENGLSRLVSGKLSLIFLPKEQWLKIREDYLNNRKTSENNSTDNDSSVDDVPEVVKKAQEIFGKENIEVSKD